One region of Tamandua tetradactyla isolate mTamTet1 chromosome 6, mTamTet1.pri, whole genome shotgun sequence genomic DNA includes:
- the SLC6A4 gene encoding sodium-dependent serotonin transporter has translation METTPLNSPKELSPCKDGEECQENGVLQKGVPAPGDKVDSGQISNGYSAVQGSGAGEDTRHAAPAVTTALVAEVHLGERETWGKKVDFLLSVIGYAVDLGNVWRFPYICYQNGGGAFLLPYTIMAIFGGIPLFYMELALGQYHRNGCISIWRKICPIFKGIGYAICIIAFYIASYYNTIMAWALYYLISSFTDQLPWTSCRNSWNTGNCTNYFSEDNITWTLHSTSPAEEFYTRHVLQIHRSKGLQDLGGLSWQLALCIMLIFTVIYFSIWKGVKTSGKVVWVTATFPYVILSVLLVRGATLPGAWRGVVFYLKPNWQKLLETGVWVDAAAQIFFSLGPGFGVLLAFASYNKFNNNCYQDALVTSVVNCMTSFMSGFVIFTVLGYMAEMRNEEVSEVARDAGPSLLFITYAEAIANMPASTFFAIIFFLMLITLGLDSTFAGLEGVITAVLDEFPHIWAKRREWFVLGVVVTCFFGSLITLTFGGAYVVKLLEEYATGPAVLTVVLIEAVAVSWFYGITQFCSDVKEMLGFSPGWFWRICWVAISPLFLLFIICSFLMSPPQLRLFQYNYPHWSIVLGYCIGTSSFICIPTYVAYRLINTPGTFKERIIKCITPETPTEIPCGDIRLNAL, from the exons ATGGAGACCACGCCCTTAAATTCTCCGAAGGAGCTGTCCCCGTGTAAGGATGGAGAAGAGTGCCAGGAAAATGGAGTTCTGCAGAAGGGTGTTCCTGCCCCAGGGGATAAGGTGGATTCTGGCCAAATCTCCAACGGATATTCAGCGGTTCAGGGCTCTGGTGCAGGGGAGGACACCCGCCACGCGGCCCCAGCGGTCACCACCGCCCTAGTGGCCGAGGTGCATCTCGGGGAGCGGGAGACCTGGGGCAAGAAGGTGGATTTCCTCCTCTCCGTCATTGGCTATGCGGTGGACCTGGGCAACGTTTGGCGCTTTCCCTACATATGTTACCAGAACGGCGGAG GGGCGTTCCTGCTCCCCTACACCATCATGGCCATTTTTGGGGGGATCCCTCTCTTCTACATGGAGCTCGCGCTGGGCCAATACCATAGAAATGGGTGCATCTCAATATGGAGGAAAATTTGCCCGATTTTTAAAG GGATCGGTTACGCCATCTGCATCATCGCCTTTTACATCGCCTCCTACTACAACACCATCATGGCCTGGGCCCTCTACTACCTCATCTCCTCCTTCACGGACCAGCTGCCCTGGACCAGCTGCAGAAACTCCTGGAACACGGGCAACTGCACCAACTACTTCTCCGAGGACAACATCACCTGGACTCTCCACTCCACGTCCCCTGCTGAAGAGTTTTACAC GCGCCATGTCCTACAGATCCACCGGTCCAAGGGGCTCCAGGACCTGGGGGGCCTCAGCTGGCAGCTTGCCCTCTGCATCATGCTGATCTTCACTGTTATCTACTTCAGCATCTGGAAGGGCGTCAAAACATCTGGCAAG gtGGTGTGGGTAACAGCCACATTCCCGTATGTCATCCTCTCTGTCCTGCTGGTGCGGGGAGCCACTCTCCCTGGAGCCTGGAGGGGGGTTGTCTTCTACCTGAAACCCAACTGGCAGAAACTTCTGGAGACAGGG GTGTGGGTGGACGCTGCAGCTCAGATCTTCTTCTCTCTTGGTCCTGGCTTTGGGGTCCTACTGGCTTTTGCTAGCTACAACAAATTCAACAACAACTGTTATCA AGACGCCCTGGTGACCAGTGTGGTGAACTGCATGACAAGCTTCATGTCGGGATTTGTCATCTTCACGGTCCTCGGGTATATGGCCGAGATGAGGAATGAAGAGGTGTCTGAAGTGGCCAGAGATGCAG GCCCCAGCCTCCTCTTCATCACATATGCAGAAGCCATAGCCAATATGCCAGCCTCCACGTTCTTTGCCATCATCTTCTTCCTGATGTTAATCACTCTGGGCTTGGACAGCACG TTTGCAGGCTTGGAGGGGGTGATCACGGCTGTGCTGGATGAGTTTCCACACATCTGGGCCAAGCGCCGGGAGTGGTTCGTGCTGGGTGTGGTCGTTACCTGCTTCTTTGGATCCCTGATTACCCTGACTTTT GGAGGGGCCTACGTGGTGAAGCTGCTGGAGGAATACGCCACTGGGCCAGCGGTCCTGACTGTCGTGCTTATCGAAGCAGTTGCCGTGTCTTGGTTCTACG GCATCACTCAGTTCTGCAGTGACGTGAAGGAAATGCTTGGCTTCAGCCCTGGATGGTTTTGGAGGATCTGCTGGGTAGCCATCAGCCCTCTCTTTCTCCTG TTCATCATTTGCAGTTTTTTGATGAGCCCTCCCCAGCTACGACTTTTCCAGTATAATTATCCTCACTGGAGCATCGTTCTGGGTTACTGCATAGGAACCTCATCTTTCATTTGCATCCCCACCTATGTAGCTTATCGGCTGATCAACACCCCAGGAACATTTAAAGAG CGTATTATTaaatgcatcactccagaaacacCAACAGAAATTCCCTGTGGGGACATCCGCTTGAATGCTCTGTGA